Within the Gloeobacter kilaueensis JS1 genome, the region ATTTGATGCTGTATTGCCGAAAACATAACTTGATACCTCATCGCTGCACAAGCAGCATTTCGTTGATGCTGTGTTTCTTCGTAGGAAACTTTAGAATCGAGATAGAAAAACTAATGAGCATAAAAGTATTGCGTCCGCTGTGCCTTGATGCTAGGTTTCTGCGCAGGAAACTTTTAGAATCAAGATGGACACACTAACGAGCATAAAAGTATTACGTCAGGTAGTGGAATTGGGAAGTTTTGTGGCAGCTGCTGAGCGGCTCAACTTATCCACAGCCATGGTCAGTAAGCATGTGATGCACCTGGAGCGAAACCTTGGCACACGCTTGCTGAATCGAACCAGCCGACACTTAAGCCTGACCGAGGCAGGAACAATCTATTACGAACACTGCCGGGAGATGCTTGATAACCTGGAAATGGTAGAGGCACAGGTGAGGCAATCAACTGGTGTCGTGCGTGGAGCACTCAAGATCAGCGCCCCAGTTTGGTTCGCTAACCCTTTATTTACCAAAATCCTGGCAGAGTACCGCTCCCAATATCCAGATGTTTTATTAGATCTGAATTTGAATGATCGGATAGTGAACTTAGCGGAAGAGGGGTTTGATCTGGCGTTACGTGTTTCGCATGATGACCTTAGATCTTCACTGCCCACACGACGCATTTGCCCTATTCAATTTATGTTGGTCGGCTCACCAGACTATTTCCAGAGAAATGGACGACCCAAAAATCTTGATGAACTGGCGAAGCATACAGGCATCAGCTATTACTATTCGCAGTTTGCCGATCAACTGTTCTTTGATAGCTCCGATAGACGGGAGATGGTTAAACTGGCAGTCTCACTCCGCACCAACAACACCATCATGGAGTATCAAGCGGCCTCAGCCGGCATCGGGTTGGCACTTTTACCAGAGTGGTTGATCAAAGATGATCTTACTAGCCAGCGATTGGAGATGCTGGATCTCGGCCACATCGGATCAACTGCGTCCCTCTGGGCAGTCTATGCAAGTCGGCGGTACCTATCACCGAGGATAGAGACCTTCTTAGGTTTTCTGGTAGAACGTTTTTCTAGCACTACTGAGCTGTAGAATCTGATCTACCCCCGGAAATTAACAGCCTCCCTGATTTGACGGTGGCCTGGTCACAAGGGTTGTTGTGTGACCGGGAGCGAGAACTCTGGCCACGAACGCATCGCGGTTGCGGCCAAACGCAGCAGCTTTTCGCGCGACGCCCCATCGCGCGCCAGGGTAGACATGCCCTGGATAACCGCCATCGTGTGCGCTGCCAGGGCATCTGCGTCGATATCGCGAGCGATCGCCTCAGCCTCAAGCGACCGGGCAATCTTCTCGCGCAGGCGCGCTTCGATGCCACGGCGAATGGCGGCCAGTTCTTCCTGCACTTCGCTTGCGGCAGGCGAGCAACTGATGGCCGCACTGGCCAGCAGACAGCCTGGTGGAGTTTCTGCACCTGTAAAGCCAATGGCCGCTGCCTGCATGAGTCCCCAGGCAGCGTCGCGCGCCGTCGCCGCTTGCTCGATGATCGTCTCGGAGGTGACTGGCCCCGACAGGTAGTGCGCAACCGCTTCGAGGAACAACCCCTTTTTGTCTCCAAATACCGTGTAAATGCTCGATGGCGCAACACCCAGCACAGCAGTCAGATCGTTGAGGGAGGTTGCCTCATAGCCATGCCGCCAGAAGAGCAGCATCGCCTGGTGCAGTGCAACCTCGCGGTCGAAGGACAAGGGACGTCCTTTCCTTCGCCGTGGAGTCGGTTCGACGATATTCATAGTGCTCACTATGAAATAAGTGGCCCGCTTCGACAAGTGCCACTATGATTTTACTATCAGTCACTAGGAAAATCTAATTATGGGCCTCACCGACTACCGCACCCTTGGGCGTTCTGGACTTGTTGTCAGCCCTCTTGCCCTGGGAACAATGACCTTTGGCACCGCTCGCTGGGGCTCGGGCGAGGATATCTCGCGCGCCGTGTTCGACGCCTACGTGGACGCAGGCGGGAACTTCATCGACACAGCCGATGTGTACTCAAGCGGTCGTTGTGAGGAGATGGTGGGCAGATTTGTCGCCGAGCGCGGTCTGCGCGATCGGGTCGTGCTTGCAACCAAGGCTGGTTTTGCTGTGGGGCAGGGTCCTCATACCGGTGGAAATGGCGCAAAGCACATCTACTCGGCACTGGCCGGATCGCTGGGGCGGCTCCAGACCGACTACGTTGACCTGTTTTGGGTGCATGTGTGGGATTCTGTCACCCCGGCAGAGGAGTTGCTGGAGACGATGGCGGCACTGGTGCGTTCGGGAAAAATTCGGTACTGGGGTGTTTCGAACTGCCCGGCTTGGTACGTTGCCAGTCTGGCGACGCTCGCCGCCGTGCGCGGCCTGCCTGGGCCGATCGCCTTGCAGTATTTTTACTCGCTGATAAACCGCGACATCGAGGAGGAGCATGTGCCGTTGGCGGCGGAATTCGGCTTGGGCATCTTGCCCTGGAGCCCCCTCGCCTACGGGTTGTTGACCGGTAAATACGACCGGGCCGCCGTCGAAGCTGCGGGCACGAGAACGGGGGGATTGCCCAGTGAGGCAGCCACAAAAGACGAAGTGCGCCCCGACAGCGACAAGCGGTTGGACGGAGCCAATCCGTTCGGAGATTCGTTATTCACCGATCGCAACTGGAAAATTGTGGAGGTTTTGCGCCGGGTGGCGGACGAAGCGGGGTACAGCCCCGCCCGTGTCGCACTGTCCTGGGTAAACGGTAGACCAGGGATCACATCCACCCTGATGGGCGTGAGCCGGCTCGAACAGGTGGCCGATAACATCGCCGCGCTGGACGTTGTGCTTTCAGCCGAGCATCGCGCTGCTCTTGACAGCGTGAGCGCGCCAGAGCAGAGGATGTTATACAGCCTTTTCACACACTCTCTGCGCCAGCACGTCGTTTTCGGTGGAAGCTCGGTGACACTCTGGGGTGCATGAGGGATACCGTGTTGCCACAGCCGCTCGAAAAGTGAGTCGGTCATGGTCAATCGGCACGCTCCTGCTCCTGCTTCCACTGATTCTACGAGCCAATCTTGCCACAGCAGACATTTGACTCCAGAATGGCGCTGTCGCTTGGTCCCGAATTTGACCCAATCAAAAAACGATCCCGCAAAACTGCTCACAGCAAAGGTTTCAAAAAATATTGAAAGGACTTAAACTCCTTCCAGTATGGGTTCGAATCCCATCGCTCGGATCTTCCAGATCCTGTTCCAGCAGCGCCCGTCCATGCTGATCCTCTTCGACCTCGATGGCACGCTCATCACTTCTTACATGGAGCGGCCCGACCGGCAGTACCACCGCTGGCAGGTTCTGCCGAACCGACGCGCGTTGCTTGCGCAGTTGCGCGCCGAGGACCATCAACTCGGGATTGCCACCAACCAGGGAGGCGTTGGGCTGGGCTTTATCACCCAGGCAGCCTTTTACCGCAAGCTGGGCCTGGTGCTGGAAGCGCTGGAGCTGCCCTGCGATCTGCCGGTTGCCGTCTGCTTTGCCCATCCTCAAGCCCGGCGCAAGGAATACCGCAGTCCCGATGCGCTGGCCCGGCGCAAGCCCAATCCAGGAATGCTGCTGGAGCTGGCTCAAAACTTCAGCGAGGCTGCCGCTGGGGGTGTTCTCTATGTTGGGGATAAGCCGGAGGACCGGCAGGCTGCCCGTGCTGCCGGCGCTGACTTCGCCTGGGCAGAAGATTTTTTTGATCAGGAATGAATCCGCCGAATGGCTACGAATGGCTGTGCCGAGAAAGCCAGACCTCGAGGTCAGCCACCCCTACAAAATCGAGCAACGCTTCGCCCAGCTCTTCCAGTTGATCCACTGACAGTTGCTCCACCCGTTGCCGGGTCTGCTCACCCAGCCTCCCCACGCGGCGACCCAACTGACGCAGCACAATTGCCAGAGCCTCCTGCTGGCGGCCTTCCTGGCGGCCTTCCTGGCGGCCTTCCTGGCGGCCTTCCTGGCGGCCTTCCTGGCGGCCTTCCTGGCGGCCTTTTTCTGACCAACTGGTGACAATCTCCATCACCTGCTCCTGCTCCTTTGGGGCAATCCTAGCAAGCGCCTCCCCAAAACGCGCTTCTTCCTCGCCACTCAGACGCAGGTACGTATCCACGAAGCCCGATATCAGTTGCATCCGCGCCCGGTCCAGCCTCAGGCTAGCAATCAAGCGCAAACACTCCAGCTTCACCTGCACCCGCTCAGCAGGAGCAATGTTCATCTTTGCCATCAGTGCTCCGGCTACCGGGTTGGGCTGACGCACATAGTCGCGCCAGTTCAGGCGATTGAGCTGAACCACCCGGTAGTGAAACTCCAGCACCCTCAAGCCTGCAACCTCGACGCGGTGGAACGTCGGTTGGGCTTTTGCTGGGGCATCGAAGGAGAAGACGGCAATCGGGTAGACAGGCAACTGGTACTTTTCGTAGAGCCGGGCAAAATAGCGGAAGATGCGGTAGCTGAAGTGCGCCTGGGCTTCGGACTGGTTTTCGATGTGAATTAAAAAGTAGGACTCCTGTCCTTGCAGGCGAGCTTTGACAACGAGATCGGCTACGAACTGCTCGCCAGCGGTAACGTCGGTGAACAGCTCTTTGTCCAGGAAGACAAACGAGTAGCGGTCGAGCAGGGCCGCAAGGTCAGGAAAAAACAGGTCGATGAATTCGACAAAGAAGGTGGAAAGCAATTCTTTGAACAGTCGGTCGTGGTCAATCGGCACGCTCCTGCTCCTGCTGCAACACTGATTCTACGAGCCAATCTTGTCACAGCAGACAACTGAACTTTTGACTCCAGAATGGCGCTGTCGCTAGAGAAGAGTGAGGTAGGACACTGTAAGCATAGTGAGGCCGTCTGCGCTGCTATTATCTCCTTGACATCACGCTAGCCGAGGGAGAGCAGAAATACAATTAGAATATGCTCGCCTTCCAGGCAGCCTAGAATGGGAGATGACCTCGGCAGGGTGGCGGTGGCTGCAGTAGGGGGAGTTAGGTCTGCTCATCGTTCTACAGTGCCAGAACCCTGTCCTGAATGAGTACTCCTTCAACTTGACAATGCCTCACTGAGGACAACGCCACCTCTGGATAAACGACCTCAGAGCTATAGCTTGGGCTTAACTACTCGGTAGACGGTGACCGGCAGACAACAGTGGCAATGGGCACCACCAGCCGGACGTAGCCCGCTGGAGTGGGCAGGCGCTCGCCAGCAGATAACTGGTGAGCATATATAATTTTACAGAATCTTGATGGTTCACAACCTGATGCATTTCACTACATCAGCGAGGTCCAGGAGGCCGGTAGACCAGCGGACGTATCAGGCTACAGGTAACGGATTATCGGCTATGAATTCTGCACCGGCGAGAAAAAGTCACTTTTCAAAACTAGCGCTGAAATGCAACCGGAACAGGAATGGGGAAGATGGGGACTGAATTTTTTAGCCCGTGGTAATATGTCCACAAAACAGATCGGTTCTGCCATCCTTACTCTGGGACAGATAGGATGGGTGAACACTCTTTGAAGACTTCGTTACACGACGGGCGGACATGAGCGGCACGGGCAACGGCAAGGATTGTATCTATGTTCAGGGTGCCCGCCAGCACAACCTGAAGAACATTTCGCTCAAGCTTCCCCGCAACCAGCTGGTGGTGCTCACCGGCGTCTCCGGTTCGGGCAAGTCCTCCCTCGCCTTTGACACAATCTTTGCCGAAGGCCAGCGCCGCTACGTCGAGTCTTTATCTGCCTATGCCCGGCAGTTTTTAGGCCAGCTCGACAAGCCGGATGTCGATCATATCGATGGTCTCAGCCCGGCGATCTCGATCGATCAAAAATCTACGTCGCACAACCCGCGCTCGACCGTCGGCACTGTCACCGAGATTTATGATTACTTTCGGCTGCTGTTCGGGCGGGCGGGCAAGCCCTTCTGTCCGATCTGCGGGCGGCCCATCGAACCCCAGACCGTCGAGCAGATCGTCGATCAAATTCAGCAGTTGCCGGAAGGAACGCGCTTTCAGCTTTTAGCGCCGGTGGTGCGCGGCAAGAAGGGCACCCACGCCAAGTTGCTCTCTGCCCTCGCTTCGGAGGGATTCGTGCGGGTGCGGGTCGATGGGCGGGTTCTGGAGCTGGGCGAAAAGATTGAACTTGAAAAAAACCAGAGCCACACCGTCGAGATCGTCGTGGACCGGCTGGTACGCCGGGCAGGCATCGAGGAGCGGCTCGCCGATTCGCTTGCGACGGCGCTGGAGCGGGCGGAGGGGACGGTCGTAGTCGAGCTTTTGCCCCGCGACGAGGAGGAGGGCGAACGGCTCAGGCAGATTGCCCTCAAACACCAGTTGCACGACAGCGAGAGCGAAGTCGGCATCGAGATGGTCTTTTCGGCCAACTATGCCTGTCCGATCCACGGCTCGGTGATGGAAGAACTTTCACCGCGCATGTTCTCCTTCAATTCGCCCTACGGTGCCTGCCCGAGCTGTCATGGCCTGGGGGCGATTCAAGAATTTGCAACCGAGCTGGTGGTACCAGACCCGAGCAAGCCGGTGGCGGAGGCGATCCTGCCCTGGGCCGACTCGAACAATCCCTACTACGGCGAATTGCTCAAAAGTCTCGGCAAGCAACTGGGCTTCTCGCCCGCCGCCCCCTGGCAGATGCTCACCCGTACCCAGCAGCAGACGATCTTGCAAGGAAGTGCAGAGCGGCTGTTTGTCGATGCCGAATCGTTCTACAACGGCACCCGTGGCTACTTCACTAAGTTCGAGGGGGTGATCCCCGGCCTCAAGCGCCGCCTCGCCGAGGCCACCTCCGATCGGGTCAAGCAAAAGCTCGAACAGTACATCGTCTCCCAGCCCTGCCCGGAGTGCCAGGGCACCCGCCTCAAGCCCCAGGTCACCGCCGTCAAGGTGTCGGGCCATTCGATCCTCGATTTTGTCACGGTGCCGATCGACGCCTGCCTCGCGATGCTCGACGGCCTGGCTTTGAGCGAGCGCCAGGCGCGCATCGCCCACGAGGTCCTGCGCGAGATCCGCGCCCGCCTGCAATTTCTGGTCGATGTCGGCCTCGAATACCTCACCCTCGATCGCTCGGCGACGACGCTCTCGGGGGGCGAAGCCCAGCGCATCCGGCTTGCGACCCAGATCGGTTCCGGCCTCACAGGTGTGCTCTACGTGCTCGACGAACCTTCGATTGGCCTCCACCAGCGCGACAACGAGCGATTGCTGCGCACCCTTTTTCGCCTGCGCGCCCTCGACAACACGCTCCTGGTGGTCGAGCACGACGAGGACACGATGCGCGCCGCCGACTACCTGATCGACATTGGCCCCGGTGCGGGGGTCCACGGCGGCCAGGTGGTGGCCCAGGGCACGGTCGAGGACATTATCGCAAGCCCCGCGTCGATTACGGGCGCGTACCTGGGCGGACGGCGGCGTATCGAGACACCGGCTATCCGCCGTGCGGGCAACGGCCTCGCCCTCGCCATCCGGGGGGCGACGCGCAACAACCTGCAGGCGGTCGATGTCGATATTCCTCTGGGCAAGTTCGTCTGTATCACCGGTGTCTCCGGCTCCGGCAAATCGACGCTGATTAACGAAATTCTCTACCCCTACCTCAAGCACCACCTCGGACGCACCAGTCCCCGGCCCACCGGCGTCGAATCGGTCACAGGGATCGAAAACCTCGACAAAGTGATCGTCATCGACCAGTCGCCCATCGGTCGCACGCCGCGCTCCAACCCGGCCACCTACACCGGTGCCTTCGACGCCGTGCGCGAAGTGTTCTCGATGACCGTCGAGGCGAAGGCGCGGGGCTACGAACCGGGCCGCTTCTCCTTCAACGTCAAGGGGGGCCGCTGCGAGGCGTGCAAGGGCGAGGGCGTCAACGTAATCGCCATGAATTTTTTGCCCGATGTCTACGTCCAGTGCGATGTCTGCAAGGGCAAGCGCTACAACCGCGAGACGCTCCAGGTCAAATACAAGAACAAGACGATTTCAGACGTGCTTGAGATGACCGTCGAAGAAGCCTGCCA harbors:
- a CDS encoding DUF4351 domain-containing protein, with protein sequence MPIDHDRLFKELLSTFFVEFIDLFFPDLAALLDRYSFVFLDKELFTDVTAGEQFVADLVVKARLQGQESYFLIHIENQSEAQAHFSYRIFRYFARLYEKYQLPVYPIAVFSFDAPAKAQPTFHRVEVAGLRVLEFHYRVVQLNRLNWRDYVRQPNPVAGALMAKMNIAPAERVQVKLECLRLIASLRLDRARMQLISGFVDTYLRLSGEEEARFGEALARIAPKEQEQVMEIVTSWSEKGRQEGRQEGRQEGRQEGRQEGRQEGRQQEALAIVLRQLGRRVGRLGEQTRQRVEQLSVDQLEELGEALLDFVGVADLEVWLSRHSHS
- a CDS encoding aldo/keto reductase gives rise to the protein MGLTDYRTLGRSGLVVSPLALGTMTFGTARWGSGEDISRAVFDAYVDAGGNFIDTADVYSSGRCEEMVGRFVAERGLRDRVVLATKAGFAVGQGPHTGGNGAKHIYSALAGSLGRLQTDYVDLFWVHVWDSVTPAEELLETMAALVRSGKIRYWGVSNCPAWYVASLATLAAVRGLPGPIALQYFYSLINRDIEEEHVPLAAEFGLGILPWSPLAYGLLTGKYDRAAVEAAGTRTGGLPSEAATKDEVRPDSDKRLDGANPFGDSLFTDRNWKIVEVLRRVADEAGYSPARVALSWVNGRPGITSTLMGVSRLEQVADNIAALDVVLSAEHRAALDSVSAPEQRMLYSLFTHSLRQHVVFGGSSVTLWGA
- a CDS encoding TetR/AcrR family transcriptional regulator, with amino-acid sequence MNIVEPTPRRRKGRPLSFDREVALHQAMLLFWRHGYEATSLNDLTAVLGVAPSSIYTVFGDKKGLFLEAVAHYLSGPVTSETIIEQAATARDAAWGLMQAAAIGFTGAETPPGCLLASAAISCSPAASEVQEELAAIRRGIEARLREKIARSLEAEAIARDIDADALAAHTMAVIQGMSTLARDGASREKLLRLAATAMRSWPEFSLPVTQQPL
- a CDS encoding HAD-IIIA family hydrolase; its protein translation is MLILFDLDGTLITSYMERPDRQYHRWQVLPNRRALLAQLRAEDHQLGIATNQGGVGLGFITQAAFYRKLGLVLEALELPCDLPVAVCFAHPQARRKEYRSPDALARRKPNPGMLLELAQNFSEAAAGGVLYVGDKPEDRQAARAAGADFAWAEDFFDQE
- the uvrA gene encoding excinuclease ABC subunit UvrA produces the protein MSGTGNGKDCIYVQGARQHNLKNISLKLPRNQLVVLTGVSGSGKSSLAFDTIFAEGQRRYVESLSAYARQFLGQLDKPDVDHIDGLSPAISIDQKSTSHNPRSTVGTVTEIYDYFRLLFGRAGKPFCPICGRPIEPQTVEQIVDQIQQLPEGTRFQLLAPVVRGKKGTHAKLLSALASEGFVRVRVDGRVLELGEKIELEKNQSHTVEIVVDRLVRRAGIEERLADSLATALERAEGTVVVELLPRDEEEGERLRQIALKHQLHDSESEVGIEMVFSANYACPIHGSVMEELSPRMFSFNSPYGACPSCHGLGAIQEFATELVVPDPSKPVAEAILPWADSNNPYYGELLKSLGKQLGFSPAAPWQMLTRTQQQTILQGSAERLFVDAESFYNGTRGYFTKFEGVIPGLKRRLAEATSDRVKQKLEQYIVSQPCPECQGTRLKPQVTAVKVSGHSILDFVTVPIDACLAMLDGLALSERQARIAHEVLREIRARLQFLVDVGLEYLTLDRSATTLSGGEAQRIRLATQIGSGLTGVLYVLDEPSIGLHQRDNERLLRTLFRLRALDNTLLVVEHDEDTMRAADYLIDIGPGAGVHGGQVVAQGTVEDIIASPASITGAYLGGRRRIETPAIRRAGNGLALAIRGATRNNLQAVDVDIPLGKFVCITGVSGSGKSTLINEILYPYLKHHLGRTSPRPTGVESVTGIENLDKVIVIDQSPIGRTPRSNPATYTGAFDAVREVFSMTVEAKARGYEPGRFSFNVKGGRCEACKGEGVNVIAMNFLPDVYVQCDVCKGKRYNRETLQVKYKNKTISDVLEMTVEEACQFFENIPKAINKLITLQQVGLDYIRLGQPAPTLSGGEAQRIKLATELSRRSTGKTLYLLDEPSTGLSFYDVHKLLDVLQALVETGNTVVVIEHNLDILRVCDWIIDLGPEGGRKGGQIVAAGTPEAVAAVPESYTGQFLSRVLQQFPRRAIGSEAAQ
- a CDS encoding LysR family transcriptional regulator, with the translated sequence MDTLTSIKVLRQVVELGSFVAAAERLNLSTAMVSKHVMHLERNLGTRLLNRTSRHLSLTEAGTIYYEHCREMLDNLEMVEAQVRQSTGVVRGALKISAPVWFANPLFTKILAEYRSQYPDVLLDLNLNDRIVNLAEEGFDLALRVSHDDLRSSLPTRRICPIQFMLVGSPDYFQRNGRPKNLDELAKHTGISYYYSQFADQLFFDSSDRREMVKLAVSLRTNNTIMEYQAASAGIGLALLPEWLIKDDLTSQRLEMLDLGHIGSTASLWAVYASRRYLSPRIETFLGFLVERFSSTTEL